Proteins encoded in a region of the Panicum hallii strain FIL2 chromosome 3, PHallii_v3.1, whole genome shotgun sequence genome:
- the LOC112885081 gene encoding putative cyclin-dependent kinase F-2 — MAAAATRKRPAPDGTHAATAAGGESKLARITLGSIYDYEKLEVLGEGSFGVVVKARHRATGEAVAVKRARASDLRAVLREAGCLAACRGHPSVVGIRDVVEDAATGDVFLVMEFVGASLRRLQRAEARPRLPEAGTRALMRQLLRGAERMHRARIIHRDIKPDNILVGPGGAVKICDLGLATPARPEGAV; from the coding sequence atggcggcggcggcgacgcgcaAGCGCCCGGCGCCCGACGGCACGCACGCCGCcactgcggccggcggcgagagcaAGCTGGCGCGGATCACGCTTGGGAGCATCTACGACTACGAGAAGCTGGAGGTGCTCGGGGAGGGCAGCTTCGGCGTGGTGGTCAAGGCGCGCCACCGCGCGACGGGCGAGGCGGTGGCCGTCAAGCGGGCCAGGGCCTCCGACCTCCGCGCGGTCCTCCGCGAGGCCGGCTGCCTGGCCGCGTGCCGCGGCCATCCCTCGGTCGTGGGCATCCGCGACGTCGTCGAGGACGCCGCCACCGGGGACGTGTTCCTCGTCATGGAGTTCGTCGGCGCCAGCCTGCGCCGCCTGCAGCGGGCGGAGGCGCGGCCGCGGCTCCCCGAAGCCGGGACCCGCGCGCTAATGCGGCAGCTCCTGCGCGGCGCGGAGCGGATGCACCGCGCCCGGATCATCCACCGGGACATCAAGCCGGACAACATCCTCGTGGGCCCCGGCGGCGCGGTCAAGATCTGCGACCTGGGGCTCGCCACGCCGGCGAGGCccgagggggcg